AGCTGCTGTAAAGCTGGCAACTGTTGATCCTGAAGATTCTGATACCAATACGATATTTGGTGGGATCAAGGTACTTGATGATCTTCGTAAAAGGGGTGTTGATGCTGAAATAGTTTCACTTGCCGGAGATAAAAATGTAGGTGTAATCTCAGATCAGAATATATCTCGCCAGCTTGATGAATTGCTTCTGGAATTTGATGTAAAAAGTTCAATCTTTATTTCAGATGGAGCAGAAGATGAAACACTGGTTCCTATTGTTCAGTCACGTGTGAAAATAGATTCCGTGCAACGTATTGTTGTGATGCAGAGTGCCAATCTTGAGAGCACATATTACATTCTAAAACATGCATTCAGTGACCCCAAGATATCTCAGACATTTTTTGTACCTATAGGCCTTGCTGCTATAATTTATTCATTGTCACTTCTGGCTAATTATCCAGAAGGAGCTATAGTTGGTATTCTGATAGCTGTGGGTATATATATGCTTTATAGAGGATTCATGCTTGATGATAAACTGGCTCTGTTTTTTGATCAGATGAAATCATCAATACATTCTGGAAAAATCACATTTATTACGTATCTCTCTGCTGTTCTGGTTGGGATTATTGCCACCGTACAGGGAGTTGTTAGCGTTTGGGCGTATTATGTTGAGGGTGGTATATGGTATTATGGAACCTTAACACTATTTACCTTATTTATTAATTCATCTGTAATATGGTATGTACTGGCAGGTCTTGTAGCAAATACCGGAAAAGTTATAGATAGATATGTCAATGGACTTCCTGTTAAAAAATCAGTGTCTCATGCCTTTTTTATAACTTCGGTTGGATCATTGCTCTGGGGTGCAAGCATGTACCTGTTATCGATTACACTGGATGGTGAGTTTGTAATAACTCCAGAATCCGGAATTCAGTATTTTGTGTATTCAATAATCCTTGCTTTTATTTTATCTCTTATTGGTATTAAGATATCACTGGATACTATAAGAAAAAACAGGATGTTTGAATGAGAGGAGTAAAACGGTAGCTGAACATAATGTGATATGATGGATATTGAAGAAATTGATGCTATAGATGCAGTTATTATTGGTGGTGTAGGCTTTACGAATTTTAGCGGATCTACAGATATAGCTGAAAATATTCATCTAAGAGAAATTGAGACTCCTTATGGGACAGCAGCAGCTTACCTTTTTCATCTAGATAATAAGTATGTAGCACTCATACCCAGACATTATGGAAAAAAACATATTCCACCTCATAAAATTAACTATCGTGCAAATATATGGGCAGTAAAGGAACTTGGTTGCAAACGTATTATCTCAACTAATTCTGTGGGGAGTATGAAAGACCATAAGCCTGGAAGCTTTGTTATTGTGAACGATTTTATTGACTTTACCAGGAAT
Above is a genomic segment from Methanosalsum zhilinae DSM 4017 containing:
- a CDS encoding DUF373 family protein → MQTLVICIDRDNDIGEKAGIKTPVIGRENNIEAAVKLATVDPEDSDTNTIFGGIKVLDDLRKRGVDAEIVSLAGDKNVGVISDQNISRQLDELLLEFDVKSSIFISDGAEDETLVPIVQSRVKIDSVQRIVVMQSANLESTYYILKHAFSDPKISQTFFVPIGLAAIIYSLSLLANYPEGAIVGILIAVGIYMLYRGFMLDDKLALFFDQMKSSIHSGKITFITYLSAVLVGIIATVQGVVSVWAYYVEGGIWYYGTLTLFTLFINSSVIWYVLAGLVANTGKVIDRYVNGLPVKKSVSHAFFITSVGSLLWGASMYLLSITLDGEFVITPESGIQYFVYSIILAFILSLIGIKISLDTIRKNRMFE